Proteins encoded together in one Desulfosporosinus meridiei DSM 13257 window:
- a CDS encoding MFS transporter gives MFDNIKNSPNYRWYVLATVAVGTFMATLDGSIVNVALPTISHQLNSNLSTLQWVVTAYLLTITSLLPVFGRLADLMGRKKVFGYGFLVFILGSALCGLAQNIWFLVATRVVQALGAAMLMSNSPAIITAIFPPKERGKALGLTGTVVALGSLTGPALGGILIKLAGWRSIFYINVPIGLLGFAAVLLVLPKDVPNKEKEPFDYLGALSFTLGMIFLLLGITNGEDWGWSSLPVLMSIIIGIILLISFILTERKVTHPMINLSLFRNRPFLIGNLAGGLSFIAMFANNMILPFYLQGVLNYDPAQAGMLLMIFPITMAITAPISGNASDKFGPVFLTTTGLTITGVGLLYFSTLSASASFYHIIPGAILTGLGAGMFQSPNNSSVMSSVPPQKLGVAGGINSLVRNLGMVIGIAWSVSLFDALGGVASPNPSQIDAFMSAYHYVMLVAMAIAFTAAVISFNRKSYAKAQ, from the coding sequence ATGTTTGACAATATCAAGAATTCGCCGAATTATCGTTGGTATGTCTTGGCGACGGTCGCTGTAGGAACCTTTATGGCAACCTTAGACGGAAGCATCGTAAATGTAGCCTTACCCACAATTTCTCATCAACTGAACTCCAATCTTTCTACATTACAATGGGTGGTTACCGCCTACCTTTTAACCATTACCAGCTTACTGCCGGTCTTCGGGCGTCTTGCCGATTTAATGGGACGCAAAAAGGTCTTCGGCTATGGCTTTTTAGTTTTTATTCTTGGATCCGCCCTCTGTGGATTGGCTCAAAACATCTGGTTTTTAGTAGCTACTCGAGTGGTGCAAGCCCTAGGCGCCGCAATGCTTATGTCAAACAGCCCAGCTATTATCACCGCAATATTTCCCCCAAAGGAGCGAGGAAAGGCCTTAGGTCTGACGGGAACCGTCGTAGCTCTGGGCTCTCTGACAGGACCAGCCTTGGGTGGTATACTTATTAAATTAGCGGGCTGGCGCTCTATTTTTTACATTAATGTCCCGATAGGGCTTCTTGGTTTCGCTGCTGTACTCCTAGTCCTTCCCAAAGACGTACCTAATAAAGAAAAAGAGCCCTTTGATTATCTCGGTGCTTTATCCTTTACCCTTGGAATGATCTTTCTGCTTCTCGGAATTACCAATGGAGAAGATTGGGGTTGGTCAAGTTTACCGGTACTCATGAGTATTATTATTGGAATCATACTATTAATCTCATTCATTCTAACTGAGCGCAAAGTAACCCATCCTATGATTAATTTATCTCTATTTCGCAATCGTCCCTTCCTGATCGGTAACCTGGCAGGTGGGTTATCCTTTATCGCTATGTTTGCTAACAATATGATTTTGCCTTTTTATCTACAAGGTGTTTTAAACTACGATCCGGCTCAAGCAGGTATGCTCTTAATGATCTTTCCCATCACAATGGCCATCACAGCACCAATAAGCGGTAATGCCTCAGATAAATTCGGCCCTGTATTCTTGACCACAACGGGTTTGACTATTACTGGTGTGGGCTTGCTCTATTTTTCTACCCTTTCAGCATCAGCTAGCTTCTATCATATAATTCCAGGTGCCATACTTACCGGGTTAGGAGCGGGAATGTTCCAATCTCCCAACAATAGCAGCGTTATGAGTTCAGTTCCTCCTCAAAAGCTGGGGGTTGCCGGAGGAATTAACAGTTTAGTTCGCAATTTAGGTATGGTCATTGGCATTGCTTGGTCTGTATCCTTATTTGATGCCTTAGGCGGGGTCGCCTCACCAAATCCTTCTCAAATTGACGCTTTCATGTCTGCTTACCATTATGTTATGTTAGTAGCTATGGCTATTGCCTTTACAGCTGCTGTAATATCCTTTAATCGCAAGAGTTACGCTAAGGCTCAGTAA
- a CDS encoding MarR family winged helix-turn-helix transcriptional regulator yields the protein MKNNLARALKPYNVTHEQWPLLKWLWVEDGISQRELAERSYKDQPTITRILDKLEQRGLIRRQADSGDRRVSLIYLTKEGQEIEASLKPLARKALEHALRGLSEEERSQLTNLMNRISANID from the coding sequence ATGAAGAATAACCTTGCTAGAGCATTAAAACCCTATAATGTTACACACGAGCAATGGCCATTACTGAAATGGTTGTGGGTAGAGGATGGCATTTCTCAAAGGGAATTAGCTGAGCGAAGTTATAAGGATCAACCTACGATCACTAGAATTCTCGATAAACTGGAGCAACGCGGGTTGATTCGTCGTCAAGCTGATTCCGGGGACAGACGGGTTTCTCTAATTTACCTGACAAAGGAAGGCCAAGAAATCGAGGCCTCTCTCAAACCTCTGGCTCGTAAGGCCTTGGAACACGCCTTACGTGGACTATCAGAAGAAGAAAGGTCTCAACTTACCAATTTAATGAACAGAATTAGTGCTAATATCGATTAG
- a CDS encoding YggT family protein: MNEGTDIKTNPDYLKAKNIVYYILGVLEVLFAFRLVFKLLGANPKSPFVSFIYSVSQAFLVPFNGIFPPAVTKGIETQSILEPTTIIAMIVYAIIAWGIVKLIEISKSSSSNTGIR; encoded by the coding sequence ATGAACGAAGGTACGGATATAAAAACTAACCCCGATTATTTAAAGGCTAAGAATATTGTTTATTATATCTTAGGTGTCCTGGAGGTCTTATTTGCCTTCCGCCTAGTTTTTAAGCTTCTGGGAGCAAATCCAAAAAGCCCCTTTGTTTCATTTATATATTCAGTATCTCAAGCCTTCTTAGTTCCCTTTAATGGTATTTTCCCACCTGCTGTTACCAAAGGAATTGAAACTCAGTCAATTTTAGAGCCAACCACCATTATTGCCATGATTGTATACGCTATTATTGCCTGGGGGATAGTAAAGTTAATTGAGATTAGCAAATCTTCTTCCTCAAATACCGGTATTCGTTAA